A single window of Halobacterium jilantaiense DNA harbors:
- a CDS encoding Mov34/MPN/PAD-1 family protein, protein MLFGGRPSVLGIATDALEFAREAAEDSHPDEYLGLLRATPAKDLDLREDEGYVVTDVLVVPGTETNPVSATFGSSQVPNDLRNVGSIHSHPNGVLAPSDADRAMFGKGQVHVILGHPYGRDCWRAFDSEGEPTTLDVLDVDLPDDEEFFDFTQTDIDKELRRE, encoded by the coding sequence ATGTTGTTCGGTGGGCGGCCGTCCGTGCTCGGTATCGCGACGGACGCACTCGAGTTCGCGCGAGAGGCCGCCGAGGACTCCCACCCCGACGAGTACCTCGGCCTGTTGCGCGCCACGCCGGCGAAAGACCTCGACCTCCGCGAGGACGAGGGCTACGTCGTCACGGACGTGCTCGTCGTGCCAGGCACAGAGACCAACCCCGTGAGCGCGACGTTCGGCTCCTCACAGGTCCCCAACGACCTGCGGAACGTCGGGAGCATCCACTCGCACCCGAACGGCGTGCTCGCGCCCTCGGACGCCGACCGGGCGATGTTCGGGAAGGGGCAGGTCCACGTCATCCTCGGCCACCCCTACGGACGGGACTGCTGGCGGGCGTTCGACAGCGAGGGCGAACCCACGACGCTGGACGTGCTGGACGTCGACCTCCCCGACGACGAGGAGTTCTTCGACTTCACGCAGACGGACATCGACAAGGAGTTGAGACGGGAATGA
- a CDS encoding DHH family phosphoesterase, which translates to MTDATVDGEAEGPTVVRLRPSCTTQEVDAGEHYHATVNGVVEYGAFVDLSEHVSGLVHESTFTGDPDLSVGDDVVVHLTEVRDNGDLSFELADLDDFETVERSHAYDRTAAATVGDRVGDTVHVEGEIVQIKQTGGPTVFRVRDETSAVPCTAFEAAGVRAHPDVEVGDIVHVKGEAEEREGTFQVEVATLDVLEGGEAADVARRLDAAFAEQADPVETETLVDWPALEQLVPDLQSVARTLRRAVLEGRPIRMRHHADGDGMCASLPVQYALRQFIEDTHQDDDAARHLLKRLPSKAPYYEMEDATRDLNFALEDRARHGQKLPLLLMLDNGSTEEDTPAYKTLDNYDIPIVVVDHHHPDPEAVDPLVDEHVNPYLHGEDYRITTGMLCVELARMIYPGLTDDLEHVPAVAGLSDRSKADAMTDYLDLAREAGYDEDFLQQMSEALDYEAYMLRYDHGTQVIADILNVDGDEQRHRELVPFLDRLADDAVEDQLDATESHVEHERVASGANLYRIDVENHAHRFTYPAPGKTTGEIHDRKVEETGEPVITIGYGPDFAVLRSDGVRLDIPTMVEDLNDELPGAGVSGGGHLVVGSIRFVPGMRERVLDALIEKMAEAELDDDLRSAPQR; encoded by the coding sequence ATGACTGACGCCACCGTGGACGGCGAGGCCGAAGGGCCGACCGTCGTCCGCCTCCGCCCCTCCTGTACCACACAGGAGGTCGACGCCGGCGAACACTACCACGCCACCGTGAACGGCGTGGTGGAGTACGGCGCGTTCGTCGACCTCTCCGAGCACGTCTCCGGCCTCGTCCACGAGTCCACGTTCACTGGCGACCCCGACCTCTCGGTCGGCGACGACGTGGTCGTCCATCTCACGGAAGTTCGGGACAACGGCGACCTCAGCTTCGAGCTCGCCGACCTCGACGACTTCGAGACCGTCGAACGCAGCCACGCCTACGACCGCACCGCCGCCGCCACCGTCGGCGACCGCGTCGGCGACACCGTCCACGTCGAGGGCGAAATCGTCCAGATCAAGCAGACCGGCGGCCCGACCGTCTTCCGCGTGCGCGACGAGACCAGCGCCGTGCCCTGTACCGCCTTCGAGGCGGCCGGCGTGCGCGCCCACCCCGACGTCGAGGTCGGCGACATCGTCCACGTGAAAGGCGAAGCCGAGGAGCGCGAGGGGACCTTCCAGGTCGAGGTCGCGACACTAGACGTCCTCGAAGGCGGCGAGGCGGCCGACGTGGCGCGTCGGCTCGACGCCGCGTTCGCCGAGCAGGCCGACCCGGTCGAGACGGAGACGCTCGTCGACTGGCCCGCGCTCGAACAGCTCGTGCCGGACCTCCAGTCGGTCGCGCGCACGCTCCGCCGCGCCGTCCTCGAAGGCCGTCCTATCCGGATGCGCCACCACGCCGACGGCGACGGCATGTGCGCGAGCCTCCCGGTGCAGTACGCGCTCCGACAGTTCATCGAGGACACCCACCAGGACGACGACGCCGCCCGCCACCTCCTCAAGCGCCTGCCGAGCAAGGCTCCCTACTACGAGATGGAAGACGCCACCCGCGACCTCAACTTCGCGCTGGAGGACCGCGCCCGCCACGGCCAGAAGCTCCCGCTGCTGCTCATGCTGGACAACGGCAGCACCGAAGAGGACACGCCGGCGTACAAGACGCTCGACAACTACGACATCCCCATCGTTGTCGTCGACCACCACCACCCTGACCCCGAAGCGGTCGACCCCCTGGTCGACGAGCACGTCAACCCCTACCTGCACGGCGAAGACTACCGCATCACCACCGGGATGCTCTGCGTCGAACTCGCGCGCATGATCTACCCCGGGCTCACCGATGACCTCGAACACGTCCCCGCGGTCGCCGGGCTCTCGGACCGCTCGAAGGCCGACGCGATGACGGACTACCTCGACCTCGCCCGCGAGGCCGGCTACGACGAGGACTTCCTCCAGCAGATGAGTGAAGCCCTCGACTACGAGGCGTACATGCTGCGCTACGACCACGGCACCCAAGTCATCGCGGACATCCTGAACGTCGACGGCGACGAACAGCGCCACCGCGAACTCGTGCCGTTCCTCGACCGACTCGCAGACGACGCCGTCGAGGACCAGCTCGACGCCACCGAGAGCCACGTCGAACACGAGCGCGTCGCCAGTGGCGCGAACCTCTACCGCATCGACGTGGAGAACCATGCTCACCGCTTCACGTACCCCGCGCCCGGCAAGACGACGGGCGAAATCCACGACCGCAAGGTCGAGGAGACCGGTGAGCCGGTCATCACCATCGGCTACGGCCCGGACTTCGCGGTCCTCCGGTCGGACGGCGTGCGCCTCGACATCCCGACGATGGTCGAGGACCTCAACGACGAACTGCCCGGTGCGGGCGTCTCCGGTGGCGGCCACCTCGTCGTCGGCTCCATCCGGTTCGTGCCCGGGATGCGCGAGCGCGTCCTCGACGCGCTCATCGAGAAGATGGCCGAGGCCGAACTGGACGACGACCTCCGCAGCGCCCCGCAGCGGTAG
- a CDS encoding KEOPS complex subunit Pcc1: MTRTATVRTDVADPDLVAASVRPDNTAEMSTEVEDGSVVTRVERGDTAGLQSTVDDYVVNLTVAAEVAETADRHTTHQS; this comes from the coding sequence GTGACCCGGACGGCGACGGTCCGCACCGATGTCGCGGACCCCGACCTCGTCGCGGCCAGCGTCCGCCCGGACAACACCGCAGAGATGAGCACAGAAGTCGAGGACGGCAGCGTCGTGACGCGCGTCGAGCGCGGCGACACCGCTGGCCTCCAGTCCACGGTCGACGACTACGTCGTGAACCTCACCGTCGCAGCCGAAGTCGCAGAGACAGCAGACCGACACACCACACACCAATCATGA
- a CDS encoding ABC transporter ATP-binding protein, which yields MSFDIESGQIVGLLGPNGAGKTTTVKTVLGLVTPTSGSVSIHGVPVHEARSRAYDYVSSVLEGARNVYWRLSVRENLAFFAGLHGIDPRERTDRHEAIIDTLGLTGKADEPAQNLSRGMKQKVALGCTLARETPVLFLDEPMLGLDVETTRDLQTELRRLARDEDKTIVLTSHDMDVVEAVCDRVIVLSDGTVVADDSVDNLLDVFQSQSYRVQLTGTPPAHLREALDARFRVLDWRTDTGDAAFDVALAGSAEFYECVDVLRAADATVRSFTEIEPDLEDVFVDLTTATSLPPEEAEP from the coding sequence GTGTCGTTCGACATCGAGTCCGGGCAGATTGTCGGACTGCTCGGCCCGAACGGCGCTGGGAAGACGACGACGGTCAAAACTGTCCTCGGACTCGTCACACCCACGAGCGGCTCGGTCTCCATTCACGGCGTGCCCGTACACGAAGCCCGGTCACGCGCGTACGACTACGTGAGTTCCGTTCTCGAAGGCGCGCGCAACGTCTACTGGCGGCTGAGCGTCCGTGAGAACCTCGCGTTCTTCGCCGGCCTCCACGGCATCGACCCACGGGAACGCACCGACAGGCACGAAGCGATTATCGACACGCTCGGACTCACCGGGAAAGCGGACGAACCGGCACAGAACCTCTCCCGCGGCATGAAGCAGAAAGTCGCCCTCGGCTGCACGCTCGCTCGTGAAACGCCCGTCCTCTTCCTCGACGAGCCGATGCTCGGCCTCGACGTGGAGACGACCCGCGACCTCCAGACCGAACTCCGACGCCTCGCCCGCGACGAAGACAAGACAATCGTACTCACGAGCCACGACATGGACGTCGTCGAAGCCGTCTGCGACCGCGTTATCGTCCTCAGTGACGGCACCGTCGTCGCCGACGATTCCGTCGACAACTTACTCGACGTCTTCCAGTCCCAGTCGTACCGCGTCCAGCTGACTGGCACTCCGCCGGCGCACCTCCGAGAAGCGCTCGACGCCCGCTTCCGCGTGCTCGACTGGCGGACCGACACCGGCGACGCGGCGTTCGACGTTGCGCTCGCGGGGAGTGCAGAGTTCTACGAGTGCGTCGACGTGCTGCGGGCGGCAGACGCGACCGTCCGGTCGTTCACTGAAATCGAGCCCGACCTCGAAGACGTCTTCGTCGACCTGACTACGGCCACCTCACTGCCACCAGAGGAGGCGGAGCCATGA
- a CDS encoding protein sorting system archaetidylserine synthase (This PssA-like phosphatidyltransferase, along with a PssD-like decarboxylase, is required in Haloarchaea for the archaeosortase ArtA to replace the PGF-CTERM sorting signal with a C-terminal lipid anchor.) yields MGPRFVGRLGLADAVTAANAALGFVAIVAVTVDVSLAARVVLLAAIADGLDGLVAREFGSTPVGEHLDSLADVASFSVAPAFIAVVVAHDAWGAETATGLAAVAVGALFVAAGVVRLGLYTAYDTGNDHTEGVQTTLAATLLAAGVLAGLDAPGLVVAGLGVLTVLMVSTVEYPDLLARDALAMGAVQAGAVLAPTQFSRVFPKALLAWAAAYLLFSPRFYWRST; encoded by the coding sequence ATGGGTCCCCGTTTCGTCGGTCGGTTGGGACTAGCAGACGCCGTGACGGCGGCGAACGCGGCGCTGGGGTTCGTCGCCATCGTCGCGGTGACCGTCGACGTGTCCCTGGCCGCTCGCGTCGTCCTGCTGGCGGCCATCGCCGACGGCTTGGATGGCCTGGTGGCTCGCGAGTTCGGGTCGACGCCGGTCGGCGAACACCTCGACTCGCTGGCGGACGTCGCGTCGTTCAGCGTCGCGCCGGCGTTCATCGCGGTGGTGGTCGCACACGACGCCTGGGGCGCGGAGACGGCCACGGGGCTCGCTGCCGTCGCGGTCGGCGCGCTGTTCGTCGCGGCCGGGGTCGTCCGGCTCGGTCTCTACACCGCTTACGACACGGGCAACGACCACACCGAGGGCGTGCAGACGACGCTCGCCGCGACGCTGCTCGCCGCGGGCGTGCTCGCCGGACTGGACGCGCCCGGACTCGTCGTCGCCGGACTCGGTGTTCTCACAGTGCTGATGGTGTCGACCGTCGAGTACCCGGACCTCCTCGCCCGCGACGCGCTCGCGATGGGTGCCGTGCAGGCAGGCGCGGTGCTCGCGCCGACGCAGTTCTCGCGGGTGTTCCCGAAGGCGCTGCTCGCGTGGGCCGCCGCGTACCTCCTGTTCTCCCCGCGGTTCTACTGGCGGTCGACGTAG
- a CDS encoding 30S ribosomal protein S3ae: MSERSVSKQNQEKRWYTVLAPEEFDRAELGETLAEEPEQVYDRTIQTTLSDIRDGGENNVKLTFQISDVGSDTASTEFVKHELTRDYQRSLVRRGSSKVAVTITVLTTDDYRVKIQPVAYTTKQADQSQQKAIRRTMIDLVEEAGEERTFEALIDSVIEGRLSSAIYDEANTIYPLRRVEVEKATLEAHPEEVYEEEETAVDVDEDDEE; encoded by the coding sequence ATGAGCGAACGATCCGTCTCAAAGCAGAACCAGGAGAAGCGGTGGTACACCGTGCTTGCGCCCGAGGAGTTCGACCGGGCGGAACTCGGTGAGACACTCGCGGAAGAACCCGAACAGGTATACGACCGAACGATTCAGACGACGCTCTCGGACATCCGAGACGGCGGCGAGAACAACGTCAAGCTGACGTTCCAGATTTCGGACGTCGGCAGCGACACCGCGTCGACCGAGTTCGTCAAGCACGAGCTCACGCGGGACTACCAGCGCAGTCTGGTGCGCCGCGGCTCGTCGAAGGTCGCCGTCACCATCACGGTGCTGACGACCGACGACTACCGCGTCAAGATTCAGCCCGTCGCGTACACGACGAAGCAGGCGGACCAGAGCCAGCAGAAGGCCATCCGCCGCACGATGATCGACCTCGTGGAGGAAGCGGGCGAGGAGCGCACGTTCGAGGCGCTCATCGACTCCGTCATCGAGGGCCGGCTGTCGTCGGCCATCTACGACGAGGCCAACACCATCTACCCGCTGCGCCGCGTCGAAGTCGAGAAGGCGACCCTCGAAGCCCACCCCGAGGAGGTCTACGAGGAGGAGGAGACTGCCGTCGACGTCGACGAAGACGACGAGGAGTAG
- a CDS encoding HEAT repeat domain-containing protein, producing MSDGDEEPEETTEEAGETESAVDPDTLESRLDDAEADLDAAETEADLDEVEAELDAVEADVEAADLPEPDEDEESREEQLQDRLSELRDGLEEQRGPYASDVVETVEEAQSTIESTRWTEQGETDLAEAVAAFLDDAADALDESFAATSDPDAAALRADLDQVVDAVEAAALDADEDAETVAELVEAADGLDTGVEDAQEWDDLSVRQKLRAEGYYDVIGQKHKDFPPEWTALKEWEKRGNVEMVLLCLEHLGDSDFMERHCLESLVRMGNEAALDEVGQRAARRDTTAIEIVGKIGSEDGLEHVEDYVEEEGSPNLRTTALKAVGEIGSEDSTQLVADQLVADNSDVRSQAARSLGLIGDTRAVAPLSDVLADDGSDTVRASAAWALVQIGTEDALSAAAEYADDRSFLVEQEASTAAEALDDDPAEATA from the coding sequence ATGAGCGACGGGGACGAGGAACCCGAGGAGACGACCGAAGAGGCCGGCGAGACGGAGAGCGCCGTCGACCCGGACACGCTCGAGTCCCGGCTGGACGACGCCGAGGCCGACCTCGACGCGGCGGAGACCGAGGCCGACCTCGACGAGGTCGAAGCCGAACTCGACGCCGTCGAAGCCGATGTCGAGGCGGCTGACCTCCCGGAGCCAGACGAGGACGAAGAGAGCCGCGAGGAGCAACTGCAGGACCGGCTCTCGGAGCTCCGTGACGGCCTCGAAGAACAGCGCGGTCCGTACGCCAGCGACGTCGTGGAGACCGTCGAGGAGGCGCAGTCGACCATCGAGTCCACGCGCTGGACCGAGCAGGGCGAAACCGACCTCGCCGAGGCGGTCGCGGCCTTCCTCGACGACGCGGCCGACGCGCTCGACGAGAGCTTCGCGGCGACCAGCGACCCGGACGCCGCTGCGCTCCGCGCGGACCTCGACCAGGTCGTCGACGCCGTCGAAGCGGCTGCACTCGACGCCGACGAGGACGCGGAGACCGTCGCCGAACTCGTCGAGGCTGCCGACGGCCTCGACACCGGCGTCGAGGACGCCCAAGAGTGGGACGACCTCTCCGTCCGCCAGAAGCTCCGCGCGGAGGGCTACTACGACGTCATCGGGCAGAAGCACAAGGACTTCCCGCCGGAGTGGACCGCACTGAAGGAGTGGGAGAAACGCGGGAACGTCGAGATGGTCCTGCTCTGTCTGGAGCACCTCGGCGACTCCGACTTCATGGAGCGCCACTGCCTCGAGTCGCTGGTCCGCATGGGCAACGAGGCGGCCCTCGACGAGGTCGGCCAGCGGGCGGCCCGCCGCGACACGACGGCCATCGAGATTGTCGGGAAGATCGGCAGCGAGGACGGCCTCGAACACGTCGAGGACTACGTCGAGGAGGAGGGCAGCCCGAACCTCCGGACGACCGCGCTGAAGGCCGTCGGCGAAATCGGCAGCGAGGACAGCACGCAGCTGGTCGCCGACCAGCTCGTCGCCGACAATTCCGACGTGCGCAGTCAGGCCGCGCGTTCGCTCGGCCTCATCGGTGACACGCGGGCCGTCGCGCCGCTCTCGGACGTGCTCGCGGACGACGGCTCCGACACGGTGCGGGCGTCGGCCGCGTGGGCGCTCGTCCAGATTGGCACCGAGGACGCCCTGTCGGCGGCCGCGGAGTACGCCGACGACCGGTCGTTCCTCGTGGAGCAGGAGGCCTCGACCGCGGCCGAGGCGCTCGACGACGATCCCGCGGAAGCGACCGCGTAG
- a CDS encoding cupredoxin domain-containing protein gives MQRRAFIASGGGLAATALAGCIGPSLADSDYDIGMASNAFIPQDPVEGEGQPTHAASVGDTVVWANSGSRKHTVTAYESGVPDGADFFASGGFDSESEAREAWEKSLNGGGNIAPGETYEVTFDVPGEYYYFCIPHEGGGMRGKILVEE, from the coding sequence ATGCAACGTCGGGCGTTCATCGCTTCCGGCGGCGGACTCGCCGCCACCGCACTCGCCGGCTGCATCGGGCCGTCGCTGGCGGACTCCGACTACGACATCGGGATGGCGTCGAACGCCTTCATCCCTCAGGATCCAGTGGAGGGCGAGGGACAGCCGACCCACGCGGCGTCTGTCGGCGACACCGTCGTCTGGGCGAACAGCGGCTCCCGCAAGCACACCGTCACAGCCTACGAGAGCGGCGTCCCAGACGGCGCGGACTTCTTCGCCTCAGGCGGCTTCGACTCCGAGTCAGAAGCCCGGGAGGCGTGGGAGAAGAGCCTCAACGGCGGCGGGAACATCGCCCCGGGCGAGACCTACGAGGTCACCTTCGACGTCCCCGGCGAGTACTACTACTTCTGCATCCCCCACGAGGGTGGCGGGATGCGCGGGAAGATTCTCGTCGAGGAGTAG
- a CDS encoding adenylyltransferase/cytidyltransferase family protein, producing the protein MTRVVAQGTFDLVHPGHVHYLEDAAGMGDELHVIVARRANVTHKEPPVLPDRQRRDVVAALDPVDEARIGHPEDIFAPIEDIDPDVIALGFDQHHDEAAIEAELAERGVDCTVERASSREKRYDDEVLSSGDIVDMILDQRG; encoded by the coding sequence ATGACACGGGTCGTCGCACAGGGCACGTTCGACCTGGTTCACCCCGGCCACGTACACTATCTGGAGGACGCCGCCGGCATGGGCGACGAACTCCACGTCATCGTCGCCCGGCGCGCGAACGTCACCCACAAGGAACCGCCGGTGCTGCCGGACCGCCAGCGCCGCGACGTCGTCGCCGCTCTCGACCCCGTCGACGAGGCCCGCATCGGCCACCCGGAGGACATCTTCGCGCCAATCGAGGACATCGACCCCGACGTCATCGCGCTCGGCTTCGACCAGCACCACGACGAAGCAGCAATCGAAGCCGAGCTCGCCGAGCGCGGCGTCGACTGCACCGTCGAGCGCGCCTCGTCCCGCGAGAAACGCTACGACGACGAGGTGCTGTCGTCGGGCGACATCGTCGACATGATTCTCGACCAGCGCGGGTAG
- a CDS encoding ABC transporter, producing the protein MNRHLVLFRVIAGKSVALSRRYFVNTLMGFVTLYVFFALVFFGGQFVAADLISRSVGPLVVGYFLFTMAVSAYADLTHDLTDEAQWGTLEQLSMSPFGFTEVVAVKTAVNLLGTFATGIALLVLMMLTTGTRLSVAPLSLVVLGLLTLLPVVGLGFAFGGMALVYKQIEKVFPLVQLSFAGLIALPVEEHALLKLLPMSLGSHTVQRVLTDGLRLWELPAFDLVLLVGQSGVYLAIGLLVFRAGTAKARERGVLGHY; encoded by the coding sequence ATGAACCGGCATCTCGTCCTGTTCCGCGTGATTGCGGGTAAATCGGTGGCACTCTCGCGTCGGTACTTCGTGAACACCCTGATGGGGTTCGTGACGCTGTACGTGTTCTTCGCACTCGTCTTCTTCGGCGGGCAGTTCGTGGCCGCAGACCTGATTTCGCGGTCAGTCGGGCCGCTCGTCGTCGGCTACTTCCTCTTCACGATGGCAGTCTCGGCGTACGCCGACCTGACACACGACCTGACCGACGAGGCGCAGTGGGGGACGCTGGAACAGTTGTCGATGTCTCCGTTCGGCTTCACAGAGGTCGTGGCGGTGAAGACCGCGGTCAACCTCCTGGGAACGTTCGCGACCGGCATCGCCCTCCTCGTGTTGATGATGCTGACGACGGGGACGCGGCTATCTGTCGCACCGCTCTCACTCGTCGTGCTCGGGCTGCTGACGCTGCTCCCGGTCGTCGGGCTCGGATTCGCCTTCGGAGGGATGGCGCTCGTCTACAAGCAGATCGAGAAGGTGTTTCCGCTGGTGCAACTCTCGTTCGCTGGCCTGATCGCGCTGCCAGTCGAGGAGCACGCGCTGTTGAAACTCCTCCCGATGTCGCTGGGGAGTCACACAGTGCAGCGCGTGCTGACAGACGGACTCCGCCTGTGGGAACTACCGGCGTTCGACCTCGTGTTGCTGGTCGGGCAGTCGGGCGTCTATCTCGCGATTGGACTGCTCGTATTCCGGGCGGGAACGGCGAAAGCACGCGAACGAGGCGTCCTCGGACACTACTGA
- a CDS encoding 30S ribosomal protein S15, which translates to MARMHTRRRGSSGSDRPTADEPPEWSDVDEDAIEERVVELAEQGHDPSQIGLKLRDEGVQGTPIPDVKLATGKKVTEILEEHDAEPELPEDFRNLLEKAVRLYEHVEENGQDHQNKRALQNTQSKIRRLADYYRGDELDEDFTYSHERAKELLE; encoded by the coding sequence ATGGCACGAATGCATACGCGCCGTCGCGGTTCGAGTGGTTCGGACCGCCCGACGGCAGACGAACCGCCGGAGTGGAGCGACGTAGACGAGGACGCCATCGAGGAGCGCGTCGTGGAGCTGGCCGAGCAGGGGCACGACCCCTCGCAGATCGGCCTGAAGCTGCGCGACGAGGGCGTGCAGGGCACGCCGATTCCCGACGTCAAGCTGGCGACCGGGAAGAAGGTCACCGAGATTCTCGAGGAGCACGACGCGGAGCCGGAGCTCCCCGAGGACTTCCGGAACCTCCTGGAGAAGGCCGTGCGCCTGTACGAGCACGTGGAGGAGAACGGTCAGGACCACCAGAACAAGCGTGCGCTCCAGAACACGCAGTCGAAGATCCGTCGCCTCGCGGACTACTACCGCGGCGACGAGCTCGACGAGGACTTCACGTACTCGCACGAGCGAGCGAAGGAACTCCTCGAATAG
- a CDS encoding phospholipase D-like domain-containing protein, whose protein sequence is MLVRLAVAALLASAAITGVAPNPASDGDAGEFVVVEFAEPTNTTGWTVADEDSSAALPNRTLSGTVALSTDPADARNRTTHPVVGLSGTLSLSNAGERVELRAPNRTVDALAYEDAPTAEQWDGDEWTPLGATDFAPTTARNVSVSAFALPDDAGPPLDVVDSAESRLYLAGYTFTSTRVAGALADAARDGVDVRVLVEGGVAGGAPSPEGERLSALRAAGVDVRVLDGERARYSFHHAKYAVADDRAVVLSENWKPSGTGGHGNRGWGVAVDDATVAAHLADVFRADTGWPDAKPWQAVRENFTTVDGTPANDSYPTRFPPVETRAERVEVLLAPENARTGVRELVESADESLLVEQPRLNPGGAFTNWTIDAARRGVRVRVLLSGRWYNEAENRNTTERLNRIATAEGLDLEAKLVDPRSRFEKVHVKGAVVDGEQAVVGSLNWNDHAATENREVILVVEDPAVGDYYRRAFRADWRGGAWRLQVGLGAVVGAAALAGVAAASRIDFEA, encoded by the coding sequence GTGCTCGTGCGTCTCGCGGTCGCGGCGCTGCTCGCGTCGGCGGCAATCACTGGCGTCGCTCCGAATCCCGCCAGCGACGGCGACGCGGGCGAGTTCGTCGTCGTGGAGTTCGCCGAGCCGACGAACACTACTGGCTGGACGGTCGCCGACGAGGACTCGTCGGCGGCCCTGCCGAATCGAACGCTCTCGGGGACGGTCGCGCTGTCGACGGACCCGGCGGACGCCCGCAACCGCACCACACACCCCGTGGTCGGATTGTCTGGCACGCTCTCGCTGTCGAACGCCGGCGAGCGGGTCGAACTCCGAGCCCCGAACCGGACCGTCGACGCCCTCGCCTACGAGGACGCGCCGACGGCGGAACAGTGGGACGGCGACGAGTGGACGCCGCTGGGCGCGACGGACTTCGCGCCGACGACCGCGAGGAACGTCTCGGTGTCCGCATTCGCGCTCCCGGACGACGCTGGCCCGCCGCTTGACGTCGTCGATTCCGCGGAGAGCCGGCTCTACCTCGCCGGCTACACGTTCACGTCGACGCGCGTCGCGGGCGCACTGGCCGACGCCGCACGCGATGGCGTGGACGTGCGCGTGCTCGTGGAAGGAGGCGTGGCGGGTGGCGCACCCAGTCCAGAGGGCGAGCGACTGAGCGCGCTCCGAGCAGCGGGCGTCGACGTGCGCGTCCTCGACGGCGAGCGGGCGCGGTACAGCTTCCACCACGCGAAGTACGCCGTCGCCGACGACCGCGCCGTCGTCCTCTCGGAGAACTGGAAGCCGTCCGGAACCGGCGGCCACGGCAACCGCGGCTGGGGGGTCGCCGTCGACGACGCGACGGTCGCAGCCCACCTCGCCGACGTGTTCCGAGCGGACACCGGCTGGCCGGACGCGAAGCCGTGGCAGGCCGTCCGCGAGAACTTCACGACCGTCGACGGAACACCGGCGAACGACTCCTACCCGACGCGGTTCCCGCCGGTCGAGACGCGAGCCGAACGCGTCGAGGTGCTGCTCGCGCCCGAGAACGCACGGACGGGCGTCCGAGAGCTCGTCGAGTCCGCAGACGAATCGCTGCTGGTCGAACAGCCCCGGCTCAACCCCGGGGGCGCGTTCACGAACTGGACTATCGACGCCGCCCGGCGCGGCGTCCGGGTTCGCGTGCTGCTCTCCGGGCGGTGGTACAACGAGGCGGAGAACCGGAACACGACGGAGCGCCTGAACCGAATCGCCACCGCGGAAGGCTTGGACCTGGAGGCGAAGCTCGTCGACCCCCGGTCGCGCTTCGAGAAGGTCCACGTGAAGGGTGCCGTCGTGGACGGCGAGCAGGCCGTCGTCGGCAGCCTGAACTGGAACGACCACGCCGCCACGGAGAACCGCGAAGTGATACTGGTCGTCGAGGACCCCGCAGTCGGTGACTACTACCGGCGCGCGTTCCGCGCGGACTGGCGGGGCGGCGCGTGGCGGCTCCAAGTAGGACTGGGTGCAGTGGTCGGAGCAGCGGCGCTGGCTGGCGTCGCGGCAGCGTCGAGAATCGACTTCGAAGCCTGA